A portion of the Coraliomargarita parva genome contains these proteins:
- the pgmB gene encoding beta-phosphoglucomutase: MQTSTCIPSFLENIKGAIFDLDGVIVDTAKYHYLAWRRLAEELRFEFTEADNERLKGVSRVRSLEILLEIGQMDIGDALKQEMLRLKNEWYLEYIYKMPKEEILPGAREYIEMLKANGAKVALGSASKNAPLILERLEITDLFDSVVDGNSVSEAKPAPDVFLKGAQSLSLAPEDCVVFEDAEAGIEAAHRAKMKAVGIGSKALLPEADYNISGLDQLIEKP; encoded by the coding sequence ATGCAAACCAGCACCTGCATTCCCTCTTTTCTCGAGAACATCAAAGGCGCCATCTTCGACCTCGACGGCGTCATTGTCGACACGGCGAAGTATCATTATCTTGCTTGGAGAAGACTGGCCGAAGAGCTTCGCTTCGAGTTCACCGAAGCCGACAACGAACGCCTCAAAGGTGTCAGTCGTGTTCGTTCACTGGAGATCCTGCTTGAAATAGGTCAGATGGACATTGGCGATGCGCTCAAGCAGGAAATGCTGCGTCTGAAGAACGAATGGTATCTCGAATACATCTACAAGATGCCGAAGGAAGAAATCCTTCCCGGAGCCCGCGAATACATTGAGATGCTCAAAGCCAATGGAGCCAAAGTCGCCCTCGGTTCCGCGAGCAAGAACGCCCCGCTCATCCTCGAACGCTTGGAAATCACCGATCTCTTCGATAGCGTCGTCGACGGCAACTCGGTGTCCGAAGCAAAACCCGCTCCCGACGTATTCCTCAAGGGCGCTCAATCCCTCAGCCTCGCTCCCGAAGACTGCGTCGTCTTCGAAGATGCAGAGGCTGGCATCGAAGCCGCCCACCGTGCGAAGATGAAAGCGGTCGGCATCGGCAGCAAGGCACTACTACCTGAAGCCGACTATAACATCAGCGGTCTGGATCAACTCATCGAAAAACCTTAG
- a CDS encoding glycoside hydrolase family 65 protein, translating into MKLATPPTSTDWILSEDDFLPNHIEANGNKFLIGNGYMGLRGTLEEFGKEHLAACTLSGLYDQSGDKWREPVNAPHAYNLTLIVDGIELSTLKSELVQHSQQLDLANATHRRSTTYQLPSGKTIKLEINRFLSLDQKHLGVMQCRIEASEPCLVSVSSHISTDIWDINGPHLEAFKSDAMEGTLCLESHTVEKQITVVVASTIESSEELPFMCESATNMHLCEFKAEAGIEYSFCKYIATHTGVESHDPKAAAITTLETARSLGLDAIKESHDQAWKKRWTNSDVQIEGDEEAQNALRYSIYHLLIAAPENDHASIPARGLSGQVYKGAIFWDTEIFMLPFFDHTQPELARHLIQYRYHTLDGARRKAAENGFRGAFYAWESQETGDDACTFFNVTDVITGRPMRTYFRDKQIHISADVALAIWRHYQMTGDLSLLTEGGAEVILECARFFYSYASYKPERQRFELHDVVGPDEYHERVHNNAFTNAMVRASLQIALQITELLKAEEPQAYDTLIAKLSIAEELAGFEHMAANLYIPAPDKDTKIIEQFDGYFKLEDNRPESLKERLIHPNEYWGGGHGIATTTQVIKQADVVLMLHLFSEQYASEIKQANWEYYEPRTEHGSSLSPCVYALLAAELGKTEWAYKYFLRTATIDLTGKSKQFIGDLYIGGTHPAANGGAWMAAILGFAGLRTGGDTVQLNPQLPESWEQLSFRFAKLGQWFSVKITADQIEVTADATNAKAIEFDLSGDLLACEVGATIQTNR; encoded by the coding sequence ATGAAACTTGCAACACCCCCGACCTCTACAGACTGGATTCTCTCTGAAGACGACTTTCTGCCCAATCACATTGAAGCCAATGGAAACAAATTCCTGATCGGCAACGGCTACATGGGCCTACGTGGCACGCTCGAAGAATTCGGGAAGGAACACCTGGCAGCCTGCACCCTCTCCGGGCTGTATGATCAATCCGGGGATAAATGGCGCGAGCCTGTCAATGCGCCCCATGCCTACAACCTGACTCTGATCGTCGATGGCATCGAACTTTCCACCTTAAAAAGTGAGCTCGTTCAACATTCGCAGCAATTGGATCTGGCCAATGCCACGCATCGCCGCAGCACGACTTACCAGCTCCCCTCAGGCAAAACCATCAAGCTGGAGATCAACCGTTTCCTCAGCCTCGATCAAAAGCACCTGGGTGTCATGCAATGCCGGATAGAGGCATCGGAACCATGCTTGGTTTCTGTCAGCTCTCATATTTCGACCGACATATGGGACATCAATGGGCCACACCTGGAAGCATTCAAGAGTGACGCAATGGAAGGCACACTCTGCCTTGAATCCCACACAGTCGAAAAGCAAATCACAGTCGTCGTCGCCTCGACCATAGAGAGTTCCGAAGAACTCCCCTTCATGTGCGAATCCGCGACGAATATGCATCTCTGCGAATTCAAGGCAGAGGCAGGCATCGAATACAGCTTCTGCAAATACATCGCCACTCACACCGGCGTGGAGAGCCATGATCCGAAAGCAGCTGCCATCACGACCCTGGAAACCGCCCGTTCACTCGGACTCGACGCAATCAAAGAAAGTCACGACCAAGCATGGAAGAAGCGATGGACCAACAGCGATGTGCAAATCGAAGGCGACGAAGAAGCACAGAATGCGCTGCGCTATTCCATCTATCATCTGCTGATCGCTGCTCCGGAAAATGATCATGCCTCGATTCCTGCGCGCGGGCTTTCCGGCCAAGTCTACAAAGGTGCGATCTTCTGGGATACGGAGATTTTCATGCTCCCCTTCTTCGACCACACCCAGCCGGAGCTTGCACGCCATTTAATCCAGTATCGATACCATACCCTGGACGGTGCACGCCGGAAAGCCGCCGAGAATGGATTCCGGGGCGCCTTTTATGCATGGGAGAGTCAGGAAACCGGCGACGATGCCTGCACTTTCTTCAACGTCACCGACGTCATCACCGGTCGCCCCATGCGCACCTACTTCCGTGATAAGCAGATCCACATCAGCGCGGACGTGGCCCTTGCGATTTGGCGGCATTATCAAATGACCGGTGACCTCAGCCTGCTCACCGAGGGCGGCGCGGAAGTCATTCTGGAATGCGCCCGCTTCTTCTACAGCTACGCGTCATACAAACCGGAACGTCAGCGCTTCGAGCTGCATGACGTTGTCGGGCCCGACGAATATCACGAGCGCGTCCACAACAACGCCTTCACCAATGCCATGGTTCGCGCAAGCCTGCAGATCGCACTGCAGATTACCGAGCTCCTCAAGGCTGAAGAGCCGCAAGCCTACGACACGCTCATTGCGAAACTCTCCATCGCAGAAGAACTCGCGGGCTTTGAGCATATGGCGGCAAACCTTTACATTCCAGCTCCGGATAAAGACACAAAAATCATCGAACAATTTGACGGTTATTTTAAGCTCGAAGATAACCGTCCGGAAAGCCTCAAGGAACGCCTGATCCACCCGAACGAATATTGGGGTGGCGGCCACGGCATCGCCACGACGACGCAAGTCATCAAGCAGGCGGATGTGGTGCTCATGCTACATCTATTCTCCGAGCAATATGCTTCCGAGATTAAACAAGCCAACTGGGAATACTATGAACCGCGCACCGAGCACGGCTCCAGCCTCAGCCCTTGCGTCTACGCACTCCTTGCGGCGGAGCTCGGTAAGACCGAATGGGCCTATAAATACTTCCTGCGCACCGCCACCATCGACCTCACCGGTAAATCCAAACAGTTCATCGGCGACCTCTACATCGGCGGCACTCACCCCGCCGCAAACGGCGGTGCTTGGATGGCTGCCATCCTTGGCTTCGCCGGTCTTCGAACCGGCGGTGATACGGTGCAACTCAATCCACAGCTACCTGAAAGCTGGGAGCAGCTCAGCTTCCGTTTCGCAAAGCTTGGACAGTGGTTCTCGGTCAAGATCACCGCCGATCAAATCGAAGTCACTGCCGACGCAACGAACGCCAAAGCCATCGAGTTTGACCTCAGTGGTGACCTTCTGGCCTGCGAAGTCGGCGCCACTATCCAAACCAACCGATAA
- a CDS encoding ThuA domain-containing protein, with protein MQTTSPIRVTVWNEFVHEVKNEVVKGIYPNGIHAVIAEGLKELLGENVIVNTATLEEPEHGLTEASLAETDVLLWWGHCAHGKVSDEVVDRVQERVLQGMGLIVLHSGHFSKIFKRLLGTSCALKWREAGERERLWVCSPGHAIVRGLGECIELPETEMYGEPFGIPTPDEQIFISWFEGGEVFRSGCTWRRGNGKIFYFRPGHETYPIYYNPQVRQVLANAVEWARPEGMWTNALKAPNVPVDQAPEKIVAKGASVHKAGEQGYR; from the coding sequence ATGCAAACTACATCACCCATACGAGTGACCGTCTGGAATGAGTTCGTTCACGAAGTTAAGAATGAAGTCGTTAAGGGCATTTATCCCAATGGCATTCACGCAGTCATTGCCGAAGGCCTCAAAGAGCTCCTGGGCGAGAATGTGATCGTTAATACGGCGACTTTGGAAGAACCGGAGCATGGTTTGACTGAAGCGAGTCTGGCCGAGACCGATGTGCTGCTCTGGTGGGGACACTGTGCGCACGGTAAAGTGAGTGACGAAGTGGTCGACCGGGTGCAGGAGCGGGTCTTGCAAGGCATGGGCTTAATCGTGCTGCACAGCGGACACTTTTCCAAGATCTTCAAGCGACTGCTGGGCACATCCTGTGCCCTAAAATGGCGTGAAGCCGGCGAGCGCGAGCGGCTTTGGGTTTGTTCCCCGGGCCACGCCATCGTTCGCGGCTTGGGCGAGTGTATCGAACTTCCCGAGACGGAAATGTATGGGGAGCCCTTCGGTATTCCGACTCCCGACGAGCAGATCTTTATTTCCTGGTTTGAGGGCGGGGAAGTCTTCCGTTCCGGATGCACCTGGAGACGCGGCAATGGTAAAATTTTCTATTTCCGTCCCGGCCACGAAACCTATCCCATCTATTACAACCCGCAGGTTCGGCAGGTCCTCGCGAATGCGGTGGAATGGGCACGTCCGGAGGGAATGTGGACCAATGCCTTGAAAGCACCGAATGTGCCGGTGGATCAAGCACCCGAAAAGATCGTGGCCAAAGGTGCCAGCGTGCACAAAGCCGGCGAGCAGGGGTATCGCTAA